A genomic region of Ornithorhynchus anatinus isolate Pmale09 chromosome 7, mOrnAna1.pri.v4, whole genome shotgun sequence contains the following coding sequences:
- the MDFI gene encoding myoD family inhibitor — translation MSQGSGPLPRPLDDPHGDPQPEPPPAPAQEAVTSSPSLPQPEVAVSSQDHTHHPVHPSRTREEEEEEVEEEEEETAAPSMPQVSGPASLQALSSTDLIGLPQAVTCQPQGLSPTRGPPGCIPLLHNGTGGSPNLAGTSRSGNGAFGGSRTPRKPPTPTSLPAHGGRKRKTGTKPATSQIPIEAQEDCCVHCVLTCLFCEFLALCNILLDCVTCGSCSSEDSCICCCCCCGSGECVDCDLPCDMDCGIVDACCESADCLEICMECCGLCFSS, via the exons CTCAGGAGGCGGTCACAAGCTCTCCCAGCCTGCCCCAGCCAGAGGTAGCAGTGTCTTCACAGGATCACACCCACCATCCGGTCCACCCCAGCAggaccagagaggaggaggaggaggaggtggaggaggaggaggaggagacggcagCACCCTCCATGCCCCAAGTCAGTGGACCAGCATCTCTGCAGGCCTTGAGCAGCACTGACCTCATCGGTCTCCCTCAAGCTGTGACAt GTCAGCCGCAGGGTCTCTCCCCGACCCGGGGACCCCCTGGCTGCATCCCGCTGCTGCACAACGGCACCGGCGGCTCCCCGAATCTAGCCGGGACCAGTCGCTCAGGGAACGGAGCCTTCGGAGGTTCCCGGACCCCCAGGAAGCCGCCGACACCCACCTCCCTCCCGGCCCACGGAGGCAGGAAGCGCAAGACCGGCACCAAGCCTGCCACCTCCCAGATCCCCATCGAGGCCCAGGAAG ACTGCTGCGTCCACTGCGTCCTGACCTGCCTGTTCTGCGAGTTCCTGGCCCTCTGCAACATCCTGCTGGACTGCGTCACCTGCGGCTCCTGCAGCTCCGAGGACTCGTgcatttgctgctgctgctgctgcggctccGGAGAGTGCGTCGACTGCGACCTGCCCTGCGATATGGACTGCGGCATCGTCGACGCCTGCTGCGAGTCGGCCGACTGCCTGGAGATCTGCATGGAGTGCTGCGGGCTGTGCTTCTCTTCCTGA